One bacterium genomic window, CATGCCATGACATTACCCATTAATTGGACGGAAATCAACCATCAAGTGGTTGATTTCCGTCCAGTAAGGTTGGCCCGTTCTACTGGAGTTCTCAGGAACGTCCCTGTTCTGCTGCCGCCTACGCCGATTTCTTGAGAATCTCTGCGATGTACTTGTTGAGACTGACTCGCTTGCGCACGGCGGCCAGGGCCAGTTTTCGGTGAAGTTCGGGACCGATACGGACGTTGAAGCTACCCTTTAACGGCTTTTCCGGCTCCTCTCCACGGGTCCGGCACATTTCGAGGTAATCCTCCACCCCCTCCTCGAACGCTTTCCGCAGCGATGTCACATCCGTCCCTTCATAGCTCACCAAGGCCCGGATGAATTCGATCTTGCCGTAAAAGATCCTGTCCTCGTCGTCGTAACCCACCGAGCCGTAATATCCCCTGTGAGTCATCATGTCTTTCATATCAACCCCTCCCCTCT contains:
- a CDS encoding type II toxin-antitoxin system HicB family antitoxin, translated to MKDMMTHRGYYGSVGYDDEDRIFYGKIEFIRALVSYEGTDVTSLRKAFEEGVEDYLEMCRTRGEEPEKPLKGSFNVRIGPELHRKLALAAVRKRVSLNKYIAEILKKSA